From the Deinococcus aerius genome, one window contains:
- a CDS encoding peroxiredoxin, with protein MGAWLRSPPFPNGRCSTSTRSPGARGCTPQSRAFRDHHAELGAAGARVFGPSTQDTAYQQEAARRLHLPFPLLPDEGLALARALGLPTFEADGQTLLRRVTLILRDGVIEHVFYPVFPPDRNAAEVLAWLRAHPA; from the coding sequence ATGGGAGCGTGGTTGAGGTCTCCGCCCTTCCCGAACGGACGGTGCTCTACGTCTACCCGCTCACCGGGCGCACGGGGCTGCACGCCGCAATCCCGCGCCTTCCGGGATCATCACGCCGAACTGGGGGCGGCGGGCGCGCGGGTGTTCGGGCCGAGCACCCAGGACACGGCCTATCAGCAGGAAGCGGCGCGGCGCCTGCATCTCCCCTTTCCGCTGCTGCCGGATGAGGGGCTGGCGCTCGCTCGGGCGCTGGGCTTGCCGACCTTTGAAGCGGACGGCCAGACGCTCCTGCGGCGAGTCACGCTGATCCTGCGGGACGGCGTCATCGAGCACGTGTTCTACCCGGTCTTTCCCCCCGACCGGAACGCGGCGGAAGTCCTCGCCTGGCTGCGGGCGCATCCGGCCTGA
- a CDS encoding glucose-1-phosphate thymidylyltransferase, which produces MKAIIPAAGLGTRLRPLTFTRPKPVLPVAGAPIIVHALRTLLSAGIEEVAIIVSDATRSEIGDTLKQAPEARVTLIDQHEQLGLGHAVLMAREWVGQDHFCVYLGDNLFEHGVRPFIERFERERPAAVIALVEVPDPTAFGVAQLDGDRITRLVEKPKVPPSNLAVAGLYCFTPEVFGVLDGMPPSARGEYEITDAIQGLIDRGRTVLGQRVEGWWKDTGRPADLLDANRLLLERVTEDVRGEVSESRLTGRVVIPASAQVRRSKIVGPVLLGEGVIVEDAYIGPFTSIGRDSVIRQAEVEHSVVDAEARIECLDTRLQDCLIGVRAQVRGGRKVPSTHKLTLSDASVVELA; this is translated from the coding sequence ATGAAAGCGATTATTCCCGCCGCCGGACTCGGCACCCGCCTGCGTCCGCTGACCTTCACGCGCCCCAAGCCGGTCCTGCCGGTGGCGGGCGCGCCCATCATCGTGCATGCGCTGCGGACCCTGCTGAGCGCCGGAATCGAGGAGGTGGCGATCATCGTGTCGGACGCCACCCGCTCGGAGATCGGGGACACCCTCAAGCAGGCGCCCGAGGCGCGGGTCACCCTGATCGACCAGCACGAGCAGCTCGGCCTGGGGCACGCGGTCCTGATGGCGCGCGAGTGGGTGGGGCAGGACCACTTCTGCGTGTACCTGGGGGACAACCTCTTCGAACACGGGGTGAGGCCCTTCATCGAGCGCTTCGAGCGGGAGCGCCCGGCGGCGGTGATCGCGCTGGTGGAGGTGCCCGACCCCACCGCCTTCGGGGTGGCGCAGCTCGACGGCGACCGGATCACCCGGCTCGTCGAGAAGCCCAAGGTGCCGCCCAGCAACCTGGCCGTGGCCGGGCTGTACTGCTTTACCCCGGAAGTCTTTGGGGTCCTTGACGGGATGCCGCCCTCGGCGCGCGGCGAGTACGAGATCACCGACGCGATCCAGGGCCTGATCGACCGCGGGCGCACCGTGCTGGGCCAGCGGGTCGAGGGTTGGTGGAAGGACACCGGGCGCCCGGCCGACCTGCTCGACGCCAACCGCCTGCTGCTCGAACGGGTCACCGAGGACGTGCGGGGGGAGGTCAGCGAGTCGCGGCTCACCGGCCGGGTGGTCATCCCGGCCTCCGCGCAGGTCCGGCGGAGCAAGATCGTCGGCCCGGTGCTGCTGGGCGAGGGCGTGATCGTCGAGGATGCCTACATCGGCCCCTTCACCTCCATCGGCCGCGACAGCGTGATCCGGCAGGCCGAGGTCGAACACAGCGTGGTGGACGCCGAGGCGCGCATCGAGTGCCTGGACACCCGCCTCCAGGACTGCCTGATCGGGGTGCGTGCCCAGGTGCGGGGTGGGCGCAAGGTGCCCAGCACCCACAAGCTCACCCTCTCGGACGCCAGCGTGGTGGAACTGGCGTGA
- a CDS encoding mannose-1-phosphate guanylyltransferase, whose product MSEPVFLPVILAGGSGERFWPLSRRHRPKQFLTLDETGRSLLQATSDRLSVLSGSPEQVMVVTGGEYRTQVLEQLPDMPVENLIVEPVARDTAPAVLYAALRVAQEAPEAVMGVFPADHRITNPGAFGRAVRRAIEVADSTGQLVTLGITPTFPATGYGYIQRGELLQDGELPAYRVSRFTEKPDAETARTLVADGRYTWNSGMFLWRVGAILDAFRQYQPEMYAQLSEALARGRSPGGIRAVFPQVQKISIDYAILEKSDQVAVIPAEFGWDDLGDWNALERLLKGEGQNVSVGRHVSLDTGGAILYTTRGDDLIATIGLEDVVVVRTDEVTLVVRKDRTQDIKKVVQQLKAHPELERFA is encoded by the coding sequence ATGAGCGAACCGGTCTTTCTTCCCGTCATTCTCGCCGGGGGCAGCGGCGAACGCTTCTGGCCCCTGTCCCGCCGGCACCGGCCCAAACAGTTCCTCACCCTGGACGAGACCGGGCGCAGCCTGCTCCAGGCCACGAGTGACCGCCTGAGCGTCCTGAGCGGCAGCCCCGAGCAGGTCATGGTCGTCACGGGGGGCGAGTACCGCACCCAGGTGCTGGAGCAGCTCCCCGACATGCCCGTCGAGAACCTGATCGTCGAGCCGGTCGCCCGGGACACCGCCCCCGCTGTGCTGTACGCCGCCCTGCGGGTGGCCCAGGAGGCCCCGGAGGCCGTGATGGGCGTCTTTCCCGCCGACCACCGGATTACGAACCCCGGGGCGTTTGGCCGCGCGGTGCGGCGGGCCATCGAGGTTGCGGACTCGACCGGGCAGCTCGTCACGCTGGGCATCACGCCCACCTTTCCCGCCACCGGGTACGGCTACATCCAGCGGGGAGAGCTGCTGCAGGACGGCGAGCTGCCCGCCTACCGGGTGTCGCGCTTCACCGAGAAGCCCGACGCGGAGACCGCCCGCACCCTGGTCGCCGACGGACGCTACACCTGGAACAGCGGGATGTTCCTCTGGCGGGTGGGGGCGATTCTGGACGCCTTCCGGCAGTATCAGCCCGAGATGTACGCCCAGCTCTCGGAGGCGCTGGCGCGGGGGCGGTCCCCCGGGGGCATCCGGGCGGTCTTTCCCCAGGTGCAGAAGATCAGCATCGACTACGCCATCCTGGAGAAGTCCGACCAGGTCGCGGTGATCCCGGCGGAGTTCGGCTGGGACGACCTGGGCGACTGGAACGCCCTGGAGCGCCTGCTCAAGGGGGAGGGCCAGAACGTCTCGGTGGGGCGGCATGTCAGCCTGGACACCGGGGGAGCCATCCTGTATACCACCCGGGGCGATGACCTAATCGCCACCATCGGCCTGGAGGACGTGGTGGTCGTCCGCACTGACGAGGTGACGCTGGTGGTGCGCAAGGACCGCACCCAGGACATCAAGAAGGTGGTGCAGCAACTCAAGGCGCACCCGGAATTGGAGCGCTTCGCGTGA
- a CDS encoding tyrosine-protein kinase domain-containing protein, whose amino-acid sequence MTLSRSPDPELTRQDLDNEIDLGTLWQGVRRRLPLILLVSLLVALAVYLVLRTRPPVYEAGASIITSSSQSQIGVVGGPVVSPLPEGTVTQVVQSPLILRPLIEAVRASSAIEPAERGRLARVLNRELLDEDTLKRSQNSTVSVVTGPGAGGENGVYTLKARARTPRAAQVLANLASEQLLAWDVERALRDVRRAQQNFQAQLAQIDRRLALPGLTPQERLTLIYRRANMQDNLSQLSLLESARVGVLRPLVGAVEPLRPVSGSPLLNAVLAGLLTLLLGLGAAALRVALDRTVRREDDLLTFGLPTLATLPRLRPSRLGPPTLGPGEGGLAAREQGLRGALGFLRVGLQTALHGRTPPILMLAGVTGGEGTSTLAAVLASTLASSGKRVLLIDADLRRGTQQRLWDPSNGGPVWQQLCGKGGARTLEDALGEPDNVQVMEVAPHLHLLPAGPGEQDGLGLLSRPELGRALRRWGGRYDLVLVDSPPLLTLADGMVVGQQVDAVLIVTEADRTRLQAVRQVLRHAQAAGLPVLGFVLNKAAVPAAAARGLRPAGSTRPLQEVRGR is encoded by the coding sequence GTGACCCTCTCCCGTTCGCCCGACCCGGAGCTGACGCGTCAGGACTTGGACAACGAGATCGACCTGGGCACCCTCTGGCAGGGGGTGCGGCGGCGGTTACCCCTCATCCTCCTGGTGTCCCTCCTGGTGGCGCTGGCGGTCTACCTGGTGTTGAGGACCCGGCCCCCGGTGTACGAGGCCGGCGCGAGCATCATCACCTCCAGCAGCCAGAGCCAGATCGGTGTGGTGGGCGGCCCGGTCGTGTCGCCCCTGCCGGAGGGAACCGTGACTCAGGTGGTGCAGAGTCCGCTGATCCTGCGTCCCCTGATCGAGGCGGTGCGCGCAAGTAGCGCCATCGAGCCCGCCGAGCGCGGGCGGCTGGCGCGGGTCCTGAACCGGGAGCTGCTGGACGAGGACACGCTGAAAAGGTCGCAAAACAGCACGGTCAGCGTCGTGACGGGGCCCGGCGCCGGCGGTGAGAACGGCGTTTACACCCTGAAAGCCCGCGCGCGAACGCCGCGTGCCGCCCAGGTGCTTGCCAACCTGGCCAGCGAGCAGCTCCTGGCCTGGGACGTGGAGCGCGCCCTGCGGGACGTTCGCCGAGCCCAGCAGAACTTCCAGGCGCAACTGGCGCAGATAGACCGGCGGCTGGCCCTGCCTGGCCTGACGCCGCAGGAACGCCTGACCCTGATCTACCGCCGGGCGAACATGCAGGACAACTTGTCCCAGCTCAGCCTGCTGGAAAGCGCGCGGGTGGGCGTGCTCAGGCCCCTGGTCGGGGCGGTGGAGCCGCTGCGGCCCGTGTCGGGCTCACCGCTGCTCAACGCGGTTCTGGCGGGCCTGCTGACCCTGTTGCTGGGACTGGGCGCGGCGGCCCTGCGGGTGGCGCTGGACCGGACCGTTCGCCGCGAGGACGACCTGCTGACGTTCGGCCTGCCCACGCTCGCCACCCTGCCCCGCCTGCGCCCGTCGAGGCTGGGCCCCCCGACGTTGGGTCCGGGTGAGGGCGGGCTTGCGGCGCGCGAGCAGGGGCTGCGCGGGGCGCTGGGATTCCTGCGCGTCGGTCTCCAGACGGCCCTGCACGGGCGGACCCCCCCTATCCTGATGCTCGCGGGCGTCACTGGGGGCGAGGGGACCAGCACGCTCGCCGCCGTCCTGGCGAGCACGCTGGCGAGCAGCGGAAAACGGGTGCTGCTCATCGACGCGGACCTGCGCCGGGGCACTCAGCAACGCCTCTGGGACCCCTCCAACGGGGGCCCGGTCTGGCAGCAGCTCTGCGGCAAGGGGGGGGCGCGGACCCTCGAGGACGCGCTCGGCGAGCCGGACAACGTGCAGGTGATGGAGGTGGCCCCCCACCTGCACCTGTTGCCCGCTGGCCCCGGGGAGCAGGACGGCCTGGGGCTGCTCAGCCGGCCCGAGCTGGGCCGGGCGCTGCGCCGCTGGGGTGGGCGCTACGACCTGGTGCTGGTGGACAGCCCACCCCTGCTCACCCTCGCCGACGGCATGGTGGTGGGTCAGCAGGTTGACGCAGTGCTCATCGTCACCGAGGCGGACCGGACCCGGCTTCAGGCCGTGCGGCAGGTGTTGCGCCACGCCCAGGCCGCTGGGCTCCCCGTTCTGGGCTTCGTGCTGAACAAGGCGGCCGTCCCCGCCGCTGCGGCCCGGGGGCTTCGCCCCGCCGGGTCCACGCGCCCCCTCCAGGAAGTCCGTGGACGATGA
- the wbaP gene encoding undecaprenyl-phosphate galactose phosphotransferase WbaP, which yields MSIQRSASPPLARSSSRTAPAWSGSFPQACALMLGDAGSVLLAHLLTTGVFTSTAYAHVGLKATLVWLGVWVLWRAYQGLYPGYGRSPQTELRLHTIGTLQIAVVQIAAAFALPRFAPSAMGVAAEWALVLPLALFVRYAVRAALVRAGHYGRAVSVIGAGRTASITIAHLQAHPSYGLKPVAAYDDNPALHGRRIHGVPVMGSIDLALAEPRTEQAIISIPGARAETQKRIVNSVYGVFPITWVIPDLFGVPNQALHPHNIGSLAGVEIRNNLRSIRARVIKRTLDLAGAAAVGVLLLPVLLLIALAIRLDSPGPVIYRARRLGRDGRPFDCFKFRSMQRNAEGKLKEMLDANPALRAEFEATHKLKDDPRVTPVGAFLRKTSLDELPQLANVLLGSMSLVGPRPIVHAEVPRYGDIYAVYKQVRPGMTGYWQANGRSDTSYEERVGMDHFYVTNWSPWLDIVILLQTVRVVVRGKGAY from the coding sequence ATGAGTATTCAGCGTTCCGCCTCCCCACCGCTCGCCCGGTCCAGCTCCCGGACGGCCCCGGCATGGTCGGGGAGCTTCCCCCAGGCCTGTGCCCTGATGCTGGGCGACGCCGGAAGCGTGCTGCTGGCCCACCTGCTGACGACGGGGGTGTTCACCTCCACCGCCTACGCCCACGTGGGGCTAAAGGCCACGCTGGTCTGGCTGGGGGTGTGGGTGTTGTGGCGGGCCTATCAGGGTCTGTACCCCGGGTACGGGCGCTCGCCCCAGACCGAGCTGCGGCTGCACACCATCGGCACCCTGCAGATCGCGGTCGTGCAGATTGCCGCCGCCTTTGCCCTGCCCCGCTTCGCGCCCAGCGCCATGGGGGTGGCCGCCGAGTGGGCGCTCGTGCTGCCGCTCGCGCTCTTTGTTCGGTACGCGGTGCGCGCGGCCCTGGTCAGGGCGGGCCACTACGGCCGCGCCGTGAGCGTGATCGGGGCGGGGCGCACCGCCTCGATCACGATCGCCCACCTTCAGGCGCATCCGTCCTACGGCCTGAAGCCCGTCGCGGCCTACGACGATAACCCGGCGCTGCACGGCCGGCGCATTCATGGCGTCCCGGTGATGGGTTCCATCGACCTCGCGCTGGCTGAACCCCGGACGGAACAGGCGATCATCTCCATCCCCGGCGCCCGTGCCGAAACCCAGAAGCGGATCGTCAACAGTGTGTACGGTGTCTTTCCCATCACCTGGGTCATTCCGGACCTGTTCGGCGTGCCCAATCAGGCCCTCCACCCGCACAACATTGGCAGCCTGGCGGGCGTGGAGATCCGCAACAACCTGCGCAGCATCCGGGCGCGGGTAATCAAGCGCACGCTCGATCTGGCCGGGGCCGCCGCCGTGGGCGTGCTGCTCTTGCCTGTCCTGCTGCTGATCGCGCTCGCCATCCGGCTGGACAGCCCCGGCCCCGTCATCTACCGGGCCCGGCGGCTGGGGCGGGACGGCCGGCCCTTCGACTGCTTCAAATTCCGCAGCATGCAGCGCAACGCCGAGGGCAAGCTCAAGGAGATGCTCGACGCCAATCCCGCCCTGCGCGCGGAGTTCGAGGCGACGCACAAGCTCAAGGACGACCCCCGCGTGACCCCGGTGGGGGCTTTCCTGCGTAAGACCAGCCTGGACGAGCTGCCCCAGCTCGCCAACGTGCTGCTGGGCAGCATGAGCCTGGTTGGTCCCCGACCCATTGTGCATGCAGAGGTCCCGCGCTACGGCGATATCTACGCGGTGTACAAGCAGGTGCGTCCCGGCATGACCGGCTATTGGCAGGCCAACGGCCGCAGCGACACGAGCTACGAGGAGCGGGTGGGCATGGATCACTTCTATGTCACCAACTGGAGCCCCTGGTTGGACATCGTCATCCTGCTTCAAACCGTGCGGGTGGTCGTGCGTGGGAAGGGCGCCTATTGA
- a CDS encoding CatB-related O-acetyltransferase, translated as MDFRSRVIDSELEGHNKIYGNALIRNSTLGRGTYVAFGTHINESRVGRFCSIGQHCRVGGLGRHPTDLFTAHPAFYSTAGQAGFSFVQDDLYDEYVPTVLGNNCWLGYGVVILDGVTVGDNVIVAAGSVVTKDVPSNCIVGGVPARLIRDRESAVGPEGWWNLPFPELERLVRQSADRDFQRYTQQFTRAVENE; from the coding sequence GTGGACTTCAGGAGCAGGGTCATCGACTCGGAGCTGGAGGGCCATAACAAGATCTACGGCAATGCCTTGATCAGGAACTCCACCCTAGGCAGGGGAACCTATGTCGCCTTCGGCACCCACATCAACGAGAGCAGGGTCGGGCGTTTTTGCAGCATAGGGCAGCATTGCCGGGTCGGCGGACTGGGCCGGCATCCCACGGACCTCTTCACCGCGCATCCGGCGTTCTACTCCACGGCGGGCCAGGCGGGGTTCTCCTTCGTCCAGGACGATCTGTACGACGAGTATGTGCCCACCGTGCTGGGGAACAACTGCTGGCTCGGGTACGGGGTCGTGATCCTGGACGGCGTGACGGTGGGGGACAACGTGATTGTCGCGGCCGGATCAGTCGTCACGAAGGATGTGCCGTCCAACTGCATCGTGGGGGGCGTCCCCGCCCGCCTCATTCGCGACAGGGAATCGGCAGTCGGCCCGGAGGGTTGGTGGAACCTGCCCTTCCCGGAACTGGAACGGCTCGTGCGGCAGTCGGCCGACCGGGATTTCCAGCGGTACACGCAGCAGTTCACGCGGGCTGTCGAGAATGAGTAG
- a CDS encoding O-antigen ligase family protein, translating into MSRASRLPYVLLLLTVGVTSTPLIPISSSARPLTLLLALPVLLLHILNRRGFGRGALNVFVGLLAFYLVFLQLFVLVNPNPQINFIFKGQSYFQDIFSALLTVVVFLLHYFAFRAAFVYLGAARATAWVIYGVAVSALVGVLQWILNQAGLAELSHRVTSVFSVSAIVWRDRVRGLAFEPSWLASQITVFLIPLLAYRYLVVMKPVTVFALGGRRVGVGAVLAGIGVLALAMTFSRGGLAALLGTAMMVLLYLTKNVNRVRNIVRATLIAMAVVVTAYGVSNNAYVASALGGLQQAGDVQTAFATANAGPRFAAWEAAADTFSQHPYFGVGLGLQHRYFAASPPRWAVSLPEVQAWLNPAVPDRGNPKNLLLKLLSESGLVGAILFAATFMVALIQGRNWTLALFMLPGLLVDFFSLDSLALITCPLALVLFSEVSYARKRRYNQL; encoded by the coding sequence ATGAGTAGGGCGAGCCGCCTGCCGTACGTCCTGCTGCTCCTGACCGTGGGCGTGACCTCCACGCCCCTCATCCCCATCAGCAGCAGCGCGCGTCCCCTGACCTTGCTCCTGGCCCTGCCGGTCCTGTTGCTCCACATCCTCAACCGTCGGGGGTTCGGCCGCGGGGCCCTCAACGTGTTCGTGGGGTTGCTGGCTTTCTACCTGGTCTTTCTCCAGCTCTTCGTCCTCGTCAACCCGAATCCCCAGATCAACTTTATCTTCAAGGGGCAGTCCTACTTTCAGGACATCTTCTCGGCCCTGCTGACGGTCGTTGTTTTCCTGCTGCACTATTTCGCCTTCAGGGCTGCTTTCGTCTACCTGGGGGCCGCGCGGGCGACGGCGTGGGTGATCTACGGGGTCGCCGTCTCCGCCCTCGTGGGCGTTCTGCAATGGATACTGAATCAGGCTGGTCTGGCGGAACTGTCGCACCGCGTCACCTCGGTCTTCTCGGTGTCCGCTATCGTCTGGCGGGACCGTGTGCGCGGGCTGGCCTTTGAACCCTCCTGGCTGGCCAGCCAGATCACGGTCTTCCTTATTCCGCTCCTGGCCTACCGCTACCTCGTGGTGATGAAGCCGGTGACCGTCTTTGCTCTCGGTGGGCGCCGGGTAGGGGTGGGGGCCGTTCTCGCTGGGATCGGTGTGCTGGCGCTGGCGATGACCTTCTCGCGCGGAGGGCTGGCCGCCCTGCTCGGAACGGCGATGATGGTCCTGCTCTACCTCACGAAGAACGTCAACCGGGTCAGGAATATCGTCCGGGCGACCCTGATCGCCATGGCGGTCGTCGTGACCGCCTACGGGGTGTCCAACAATGCGTATGTGGCGAGCGCCCTGGGAGGACTCCAGCAGGCGGGCGACGTGCAGACGGCCTTCGCCACCGCCAATGCGGGCCCCCGCTTCGCGGCGTGGGAGGCGGCGGCCGACACCTTTAGCCAGCATCCCTACTTCGGCGTGGGGCTCGGCCTGCAACATCGCTACTTCGCCGCCTCGCCCCCCAGGTGGGCCGTGAGTCTTCCCGAGGTGCAGGCGTGGTTAAATCCGGCCGTTCCTGACCGCGGGAATCCCAAGAACCTCCTGCTCAAGCTCCTCAGTGAATCGGGCCTGGTGGGGGCCATTCTCTTCGCCGCTACCTTTATGGTTGCCCTGATCCAGGGAAGGAACTGGACCCTCGCCCTGTTCATGCTGCCGGGGTTGCTGGTCGATTTCTTCTCACTGGATTCGCTGGCCCTGATCACGTGTCCGCTGGCGCTCGTTCTATTCTCCGAGGTGAGTTATGCGCGTAAGCGTCGTTACAATCAACTATAA
- a CDS encoding glycosyltransferase produces the protein MLSQDYPHLEWVVVDGLSGDQSALDIETNSPAIHRLIREKDDGIADAFNKGIAAASGEAMIFINAGDSFESHDSLSTLVRLWNRDRHGWFAGSARFMTEAGQEMYVRDVGGLSPLRLVDRGCRVVHSSVLIDSALIRSFGGYDVSYRSAMDFDLWVRLISRGFLPQQSSLIASRFYLGGTSSSYSGFEEELRSLRENGLLGARARLWMTARKRAVSRLGKIKRYRLAYEIKERFIK, from the coding sequence GTGCTGTCCCAGGATTACCCCCACTTGGAGTGGGTGGTGGTGGATGGGCTCTCGGGAGACCAGAGCGCGCTCGATATCGAGACCAACTCCCCAGCCATCCACCGGCTGATTCGGGAGAAGGATGACGGCATTGCCGACGCCTTCAACAAGGGCATCGCCGCCGCCAGTGGTGAGGCCATGATCTTTATAAATGCGGGGGATTCATTCGAAAGTCACGACTCTCTCTCGACTCTGGTGCGCCTGTGGAACAGGGACCGGCACGGCTGGTTCGCGGGCAGCGCCCGGTTCATGACCGAGGCGGGACAGGAGATGTACGTCCGTGATGTGGGCGGCCTGTCCCCGTTAAGGCTGGTGGACCGGGGCTGCCGGGTCGTTCACTCCAGTGTCCTGATCGATTCGGCCCTGATTCGCAGCTTTGGCGGCTACGACGTGAGCTACCGCAGCGCGATGGATTTCGACCTCTGGGTGAGGCTGATCAGCCGTGGGTTCCTGCCCCAGCAGTCCAGCCTGATCGCCTCCCGGTTCTACCTGGGCGGCACCTCCAGCAGCTATTCCGGCTTCGAGGAAGAGTTGAGGTCGCTGCGTGAGAACGGGTTGCTCGGCGCCCGGGCCCGCCTGTGGATGACCGCGCGCAAGCGGGCCGTTTCAAGGCTGGGGAAGATCAAGAGATACAGGCTCGCCTACGAGATCAAAGAGCGGTTCATCAAATGA
- a CDS encoding glycosyltransferase family 2 protein: MSVVIPCRNEQDNIGLVLQSLLEQTPPGVFQEVVIADGQSADATLERIEAFRVAFAHRNIRLRVVDNPGRSTPSGLNRAVGAAAGDFIIRIDAHCKLGPTYVDELVRGYLAGGADVVGPTVRYFGTTELARHIVAVLHHPLGNGGTASRNSLKRAVQVKHTVMSCYRREVWEALGGYDERLLSNEDFDFDYRASERGFRVVSLPAPVYWAKARPTLGAFWQQRFRYGYWKYRVVEKHPRSLHLRQLVPVVFGAACVVGLVFPPLLVVNALVLSLLGLLVWRGDRSLALPTVIAVLAANYLGWAFGFLWSLTRHLASRPSRPAPGTRG; the protein is encoded by the coding sequence GTGTCGGTCGTTATTCCCTGCCGCAACGAACAGGACAACATCGGGCTGGTGCTCCAGTCCCTGCTGGAACAGACCCCGCCTGGAGTCTTTCAGGAAGTCGTGATCGCCGATGGGCAGTCGGCGGATGCCACGCTGGAGCGCATAGAAGCGTTCCGGGTGGCCTTCGCCCACCGGAACATACGGCTGAGGGTCGTGGACAACCCCGGCCGTTCCACGCCCTCCGGGCTGAACAGGGCCGTCGGGGCGGCGGCGGGGGACTTCATCATCCGAATCGACGCCCACTGCAAACTCGGCCCCACCTATGTGGACGAACTCGTGCGGGGGTACCTGGCCGGGGGCGCCGACGTGGTGGGTCCGACCGTGCGGTATTTCGGCACGACGGAGCTGGCCCGGCACATCGTGGCGGTGCTGCATCATCCCCTGGGCAACGGGGGAACCGCCTCGCGCAATAGCCTGAAGCGGGCCGTGCAGGTCAAGCACACAGTCATGTCCTGTTACCGCCGGGAGGTGTGGGAGGCGCTGGGCGGGTACGACGAGCGGCTGCTGTCGAACGAGGACTTCGACTTCGACTACCGGGCCAGCGAACGTGGGTTTCGGGTCGTCTCGCTGCCCGCACCGGTGTATTGGGCGAAGGCCAGACCCACCCTGGGGGCCTTCTGGCAGCAGCGGTTCCGGTACGGCTACTGGAAGTACCGGGTCGTCGAGAAACATCCGCGCTCGCTGCACCTGCGGCAGCTCGTGCCGGTGGTCTTCGGGGCCGCCTGTGTCGTGGGGCTGGTCTTTCCCCCGCTGCTGGTGGTGAACGCCCTGGTGCTGTCGCTGCTGGGCCTGTTGGTCTGGCGAGGAGACCGCTCGCTCGCGCTGCCCACGGTCATCGCCGTGCTCGCCGCCAACTACCTGGGGTGGGCGTTCGGCTTCCTGTGGTCGCTGACCCGCCATCTCGCCAGCCGCCCCAGCCGCCCCGCGCCCGGCACCCGTGGGTAG
- the rfbB gene encoding dTDP-glucose 4,6-dehydratase produces the protein MPALPSPRRLLVTGGCGFIGSNFVRFWLHRHPESRVVVYDRLTYAGRRENLTGLWGHPGLSLVVGDIADQAAVRGACQENGTDLIVNFAAESHVDRSILGPLAFTDTNVRGTQVLLEVARELGLRLHHVSTDEVYGDIPEGRRSEETSPLSPRSPYAASKAAADHLVGAYHVTYGLPVTITRGANTVGPYQHPEKALPLFSTNALLGEPLPLYGDGLQRRDYTHVGDHCRGIETVLLRGESGQVYNVGTGEEITNREMARIVLETLGGNQGLVRHVADRPGHDRRYAMNVDKLRALGWEPGCGPREAVARAARWYAANRWWWEPIRGGEFRSYYRRQYAHRLTGDAGVPSPDVSGGE, from the coding sequence GTGCCCGCGCTCCCCTCCCCCCGCCGCCTCCTCGTGACCGGGGGCTGCGGCTTTATCGGCAGCAACTTCGTGCGCTTCTGGCTCCACCGGCATCCCGAGAGCCGCGTCGTGGTGTACGACCGGCTGACCTACGCGGGCCGGAGGGAGAACCTGACGGGGCTGTGGGGCCACCCGGGGCTGAGCCTGGTCGTGGGGGACATCGCGGACCAGGCCGCCGTGCGCGGCGCCTGTCAGGAGAACGGCACCGACCTGATCGTGAATTTCGCCGCCGAGTCCCATGTGGACCGGAGCATCCTGGGACCCCTCGCCTTCACCGACACGAACGTGCGGGGCACGCAGGTGCTGCTGGAGGTCGCCCGCGAGCTGGGGCTGCGGCTGCACCACGTCAGCACGGACGAGGTCTACGGCGACATCCCGGAGGGCCGCCGGAGTGAGGAGACGAGCCCGCTCTCCCCCCGCAGCCCCTACGCGGCGAGCAAGGCGGCGGCGGATCACCTCGTGGGGGCGTACCACGTCACCTACGGCCTGCCCGTCACCATCACGCGCGGCGCCAACACCGTGGGGCCGTACCAGCACCCCGAGAAGGCCCTGCCCCTCTTCTCCACCAACGCGCTTCTCGGCGAGCCGCTGCCCCTGTACGGGGATGGCCTCCAGAGGCGCGACTATACCCATGTGGGGGACCACTGCCGGGGCATCGAAACGGTGCTGCTGCGCGGAGAGAGCGGGCAGGTGTACAACGTCGGCACCGGCGAGGAGATCACCAACAGGGAGATGGCCCGCATCGTGCTGGAGACGCTGGGCGGGAATCAGGGCCTCGTGAGGCATGTGGCCGACCGCCCCGGACACGACCGCCGGTACGCCATGAACGTGGACAAGCTGCGGGCGCTGGGCTGGGAACCGGGGTGCGGCCCCCGGGAGGCGGTGGCCCGGGCGGCCCGCTGGTACGCGGCCAACCGCTGGTGGTGGGAGCCGATTCGCGGCGGCGAGTTCCGCAGCTATTACCGGCGGCAGTACGCCCACCGTCTGACGGGGGACGCGGGGGTTCCCAGCCCCGACGTGTCCGGGGGAGAGTGA